Proteins encoded within one genomic window of Stigmatopora argus isolate UIUO_Sarg chromosome 21, RoL_Sarg_1.0, whole genome shotgun sequence:
- the LOC144066734 gene encoding growth factor receptor-bound protein 10-like isoform X3, whose amino-acid sequence MPSCSPDCCLFRAVEIVKVWSEDGAGKVVEIPADMTARDVCQLLVYKSHCVDDNAWTLVEHHPILGLERCLEDHELVVQVQASMSSDSKFLFRKNYAKYEFFRNPLNFFPEQMVAWCQDSDGTIPQSQLLQNFLNLSSCPEIQGYLYMKEPGRKSWKKLYMFLRRSGLYFSTKGTSKEPRHLQLLSDLEDSNVFTIIAGRKLHNAPTDYQFSIKPSKSRGDCKELKLLCAEDEQSRTCWMTAFRLFKYGLVLYKSYSVPQQRKTTLPHFSTPVRSVSENSLVAMDFSGRTGRVIDNPVEAQSAALEEGQTWRKRSQRMNVLGSPSPLHPSSLSTVIHRTQVWFHGRIMREEAHKMIIQQGQVDGLFLLRDSQSNPKAFVLTLCHHQKIKHFQILPCEEDGQVFFSLDDGATKFTDLIHLVEFYQLNRGVLPCKLKHPCTAVAL is encoded by the exons ATAGTGAAGGTGTGGAGCGAAGACGGGGCCGGAAAAGTGGTGGAGATCCCGGCTGACATGACGGCCAGAGACGTGTGCCAGCTCCTGGTCTACAAGAGCCACTGTGTGGACGACAACGCCTGGACGCTGGTAGAACACCACCCGATCCTCGGCCTCG AGAGATGCCTGGAGGACCACGAACTGGTGGTTCAGGTCCAAGCTTCTATGAGCAGCGACAGTAAATTCCTCTTCAGGAAGAACTATGCCAAATATGAATTCTTCAGGAACCCCCTG AACTTTTTTCCAGAGCAGATGGTGGCCTGGTGTCAAGACTCTGATGGCACAATCCCTCAATCGCAGCTCTTACAG AACTTCCTGAACTTGAGCAGCTGTCCAGAAATTCAGGGCTATCTGTACATGAAGGAACCTGGACGCAAATCCTGGAAGAAACTCTACATGTTCCTGCGACGTTCCGGCCTCTACTTCTCCACTAAAGGAACATCCAag GAGCCTCGACACCTTCAGCTATTGTCCGATCTGGAAGACAGCAACGTCTTCACCATCATCGCCGGCAGAAAACTACACAACGCTCCCACAGACTACCAGTTCTCCATCAAG CCCAGTAAATCAAGAGGGGACTGTAAGGAGCTAAAGTTGTTGTGTGCTGAAGATGAGCAGAGCAGGACCTGTTGGATGACTGCCTTCAGACTTTTtaag TATGGCCTTGTCCTGTATAAGAGCTACAGCGTCCCACAACAGAGGAAGACGACTCTCCCGCATTTCTCCACGCCCGTG CGAAGCGTGTCAGAAAACTCCCTGGTAGCGATGGACTTCTCGGGACGGACCGGCCGCGTCATCGACAACCCCGTGGAGGCGCAGAGCGCCGCCCTGGAGGAGGGACAGACTTGGAGG AAACGGAGTCAGCGTATGAATGTCCTGGGCAGCCCGTCGCCCTTGCACCCATCTTCTCTCagcacag tcaTCCACAGGACGCAAGTTTGGTTTCACGGTCGCATCATGAGAGAAGAAGCTCATAAAATGATCATACAACAAGGCCAAGTAGACGG gTTATTCCTGTTACGGGACAGTCAGAGTAACCCAAAGGCCTTTGTGCTCACCTTGTGCCACCACCAGAAGATCAAGCACTTCCAAATACTACCG TGCGAAGAAGATGGGCAAGTTTTCTTCAGCCTGGACGACGGCGCCACCAAGTTCACCGACCTGATCCACCTGGTGGAGTTCTACCAGCTGAACCGAGGAGTGCTGCCCTGCAAGCTCAAGCACCCTTGCACCGCCGTGGCCTTGTGA
- the LOC144066734 gene encoding growth factor receptor-bound protein 10-like isoform X2: protein MCASKFTCLSGDVRVREFGCTVDKRAEPSVRAPVSGTLLPFFFFLLKETLPLERKLSGTLRIRMDLTKHVAIEIVKVWSEDGAGKVVEIPADMTARDVCQLLVYKSHCVDDNAWTLVEHHPILGLERCLEDHELVVQVQASMSSDSKFLFRKNYAKYEFFRNPLNFFPEQMVAWCQDSDGTIPQSQLLQNFLNLSSCPEIQGYLYMKEPGRKSWKKLYMFLRRSGLYFSTKGTSKEPRHLQLLSDLEDSNVFTIIAGRKLHNAPTDYQFSIKPSKSRGDCKELKLLCAEDEQSRTCWMTAFRLFKYGLVLYKSYSVPQQRKTTLPHFSTPVRSVSENSLVAMDFSGRTGRVIDNPVEAQSAALEEGQTWRKRSQRMNVLGSPSPLHPSSLSTVIHRTQVWFHGRIMREEAHKMIIQQGQVDGLFLLRDSQSNPKAFVLTLCHHQKIKHFQILPCEEDGQVFFSLDDGATKFTDLIHLVEFYQLNRGVLPCKLKHPCTAVAL, encoded by the exons ATGTGCGCAAGCAAGTTTACGTGCCTATCCGGGGACGTGCGTGTGAGGGAGTTTGGTTGCACCGTGGACAAAAGGGCTGAACCCAGCGTGCGGGCGCCAGTTTCCGGGACTTtgctgccatttttcttttttttgttgaaagaaACTCTCCCGTTAGAGAGGAAACTAAGCGGGACTTTAAGGATAAGGATGGACTTGACCAAGCACGTGGCGATAGAG ATAGTGAAGGTGTGGAGCGAAGACGGGGCCGGAAAAGTGGTGGAGATCCCGGCTGACATGACGGCCAGAGACGTGTGCCAGCTCCTGGTCTACAAGAGCCACTGTGTGGACGACAACGCCTGGACGCTGGTAGAACACCACCCGATCCTCGGCCTCG AGAGATGCCTGGAGGACCACGAACTGGTGGTTCAGGTCCAAGCTTCTATGAGCAGCGACAGTAAATTCCTCTTCAGGAAGAACTATGCCAAATATGAATTCTTCAGGAACCCCCTG AACTTTTTTCCAGAGCAGATGGTGGCCTGGTGTCAAGACTCTGATGGCACAATCCCTCAATCGCAGCTCTTACAG AACTTCCTGAACTTGAGCAGCTGTCCAGAAATTCAGGGCTATCTGTACATGAAGGAACCTGGACGCAAATCCTGGAAGAAACTCTACATGTTCCTGCGACGTTCCGGCCTCTACTTCTCCACTAAAGGAACATCCAag GAGCCTCGACACCTTCAGCTATTGTCCGATCTGGAAGACAGCAACGTCTTCACCATCATCGCCGGCAGAAAACTACACAACGCTCCCACAGACTACCAGTTCTCCATCAAG CCCAGTAAATCAAGAGGGGACTGTAAGGAGCTAAAGTTGTTGTGTGCTGAAGATGAGCAGAGCAGGACCTGTTGGATGACTGCCTTCAGACTTTTtaag TATGGCCTTGTCCTGTATAAGAGCTACAGCGTCCCACAACAGAGGAAGACGACTCTCCCGCATTTCTCCACGCCCGTG CGAAGCGTGTCAGAAAACTCCCTGGTAGCGATGGACTTCTCGGGACGGACCGGCCGCGTCATCGACAACCCCGTGGAGGCGCAGAGCGCCGCCCTGGAGGAGGGACAGACTTGGAGG AAACGGAGTCAGCGTATGAATGTCCTGGGCAGCCCGTCGCCCTTGCACCCATCTTCTCTCagcacag tcaTCCACAGGACGCAAGTTTGGTTTCACGGTCGCATCATGAGAGAAGAAGCTCATAAAATGATCATACAACAAGGCCAAGTAGACGG gTTATTCCTGTTACGGGACAGTCAGAGTAACCCAAAGGCCTTTGTGCTCACCTTGTGCCACCACCAGAAGATCAAGCACTTCCAAATACTACCG TGCGAAGAAGATGGGCAAGTTTTCTTCAGCCTGGACGACGGCGCCACCAAGTTCACCGACCTGATCCACCTGGTGGAGTTCTACCAGCTGAACCGAGGAGTGCTGCCCTGCAAGCTCAAGCACCCTTGCACCGCCGTGGCCTTGTGA